One region of Archocentrus centrarchus isolate MPI-CPG fArcCen1 chromosome 6, fArcCen1, whole genome shotgun sequence genomic DNA includes:
- the LOC115781402 gene encoding uncharacterized protein LOC115781402 produces the protein MSSLEKCVSCGGPFAPLKWSGVRCKVCNQSWHKKCYVKHKVDITELLQVVCTEPSSSEVVSSEEEYVPDSIDDSNSSCDDRSEPLKISYKQVQNCEVSTSKSSSKNKRHHQESFVEENREPVSEAAESSTEDMISTSQLEVSRVTGNIGNADAEDIFVDDGADAMAEKVSNTSSLLRNKTYCYICGKLQTKFTRHLKTHEKTHADVAQVLSLPKRSKQRMKMLIKLRNKGNHKHNSEVLASGVGSLKLRRTSKKKYNAKDYIHCMYCQALYLRRDLWRHVRKCSSKAVEATSEIGRKKVLSLASMNESALCQQISPGVWSVLAVMKDDEITSTVRSDFSILQLAQSFFNKYGQDPTKYDYIRQRLRESGRLLLTLRKEFSIHSLEDAVRPENFDVVIKAVKKVSGYDEEKHCYRTPSLALKLGHSLQKVSDILHCRALMAQDSTLIKSTQSFKTLYATKWSELISHTALTTLNEQQFNKPSTLPFTEDVQRLHRHLEKTTEQALKDLEDNSSPKSYSELCKATMANIILFNRRRGGEISKMTMNGFLERDTSPLHKDVAFGLTEFELRLCQHFSRVELRGKRGRKVAVLLSPDMVNAITCLIEKRKDCGVLAENLFLFARPHCLTPYRGQDCLRFYASECGAENPELLRSMQLRKHVATLSQILNLKNHELDQVANFLGHDIRVHREYYRLPEATTQLAKISKLLLAMEKGSLRSLQGKTLDENEIEDNLQLTDSDAESEVDAESEVDEANLTHPQTGSAGPLMARQPVEEPPLSIITIITSTK, from the exons ATGTCAAgtttagaaaaatgtgtttcatgtgGAGGACCTTTTGCACCTCTGAAATGGAGTGGTGTGAGATGTAAAG TTTGCAACCAGTCCTGGCACAAAAAGTGTTATGTTAAACACAAGGTGGACATCACTGAACTTCTGCAAGTG GTCTGTACAGAACCAAGTTCAAGTGAGGTGGTATCATCAGAAGAGGAGTATGTTCCTGATTCCATAGATGATTCAAACAGCTCGTGCGATGACAGATCAGAGCCTTTAAAAATCAGTTACAAACAAGTACAGAATTGTGAGGTCTCCACCAGCAAGTCttcttccaaaaacaaaagacaccACCAAGAAAGTTTTGTAGAGGAAAACAGAGAGCCCGTTTCTGAAGCTGCAGAATCATCAACTGAAGATATGATCAGCACAAGTCAGCTTGAAGTATCAAGAGTTACTGGCAATATAGGAAACGCTGATGCCGAAGACATATTTGTTGATGATGGTGCTGATGCTATGGCTGAAAAAGTCTCAAACACGTCATCCTTGCTCAGAAATAAAACTTACTGCTACATTTGTGGGAAACTACAGACAAAGTTTACACGTCACTTAAAAACTCACGAGAAAACACATGCAGATGTTGCTCAAGTTTTAAGTCTTCCCAAGAGGTCCAAACAACGTATGAAAATGCTTATAAAGCTTCGCAACAAGGGAAACCACAAGCATAACTCAGAGGTCTTGGCGAGTGGAGTTGGATCACTAAAACTAAGACGCACATCAAAGAAAAAGTACAATGCAAAAGATTACATTCACTGCATGTACTGCCAGGCATTATATCTGCGACGAGATCTTTGGCGACATGTTCGAAAATGTTCTTCAAAAGCAGTAGAAGCCACTTCAGAGattggaagaaaaaaagttttgtctttggccTCTATGAATGAGTCAGCTTTGTGTCAGCAGATATCACCAGGTGTTTGGAGCGTGTTAGCTGTTATGAAAGATGATGAAATAACTTCTACTGTGCGAAGTGACTTCTCTATTCTTCAGCTGGCCCAATCATTCTTTAACAAATATGGACAGGATCCCACCAAATATGACTACATTCGCCAGAGACTCAGAGAATCTGGAAGACTCCTGCTCACGCTTCGCAAGGAATTCTCAATACATAGTCTTGAGGATGCTGTGAGACCTGAAAATTTTGATGTGGTTATCAAAGCGGTCAAGAAAGTATCCGGGTATGATGAAGAAAAGCACTGCTACCGTACTCCAAGCCTTGCTCTAAAGTTAGGTCACTCACTACAGAAAGTCAGTGATATTTTACATTGCAGAGCACTCATGGCACAAGACAGTACGCTGATAAAGTCAACCCAGAGTTTCAAAACTCTCTATGCTACAAAGTGGTCTGAACTCATCTCTCACACCGCTTTAACTACGTTGAATGAGCAGCAGTTTAACAAGCCCTCCACTCTTCCTTTCACCGAAGATGTTCAGCGTCTTCACAGACATCTGGAGAAGACTACAGAACAAGCATTGAAGGACTTGGAAGACAATAGTTCACCAAAATCATATAGTGAACTGTGTAAAGCCACCATGGCAAATATAATACTTTTTAACAGAAGAAGAGGGGGAGAAATTTCAAAGATGACAATGAATGGCTTTCTGGAAAGAGACACAAGTCCCCTGCATAAGGACGTCGCATTTGGACTGACAGAATTTGAACTTCGCCTTTGTCAACACTTCAGTCGTGTTGAATTAAGGGGTAAAAGAGGCCGGAAGGTTGCAGTGTTACTCTCGCCAGACATGGTGAATGCCATAACATGcctaatagaaaaaagaaaagactgtggTGTTCTGGCAGAAAACCTGTTCCTGTTTGCCAGACCTCATTGTCTGACTCCCTACAGAGGACAGGACTGTTTGAGGTTTTATGCCAGTGAATGTGGGGCTGAAAACCCTGAGCTCCTCAGGTCAATGCAATTACGCAAACATGTTGCAACTTTGTCTCAGATCTTGAACCTCAAGAATCACGAGTTGGACCAAGTTGCTAACTTCCTTGGCCACGATATTCGCGTTCATCGTGAATATTACAGACTTCCTGAGGCTACTACCCAGCTGGCCAAGATATCCAAACTGCTGCTTGCCATGGAGAAAGGATCTCTCAGAAGCCTTCAAGGCAAAACACTTGACGAGAATGAAATCGAAG ACAACCTACAGTTGACCGATTCAGATGCTGAGAGTGAGGTCGATGCTGAGAGTGAGGTAGATGAAGCAAATCTCACACATCCACAGACCG gttCTGCAGGACCATTGATGGCTAGGCAACCTGTCGAGGAACCTCCATTATCCATTATCACCATTATCACAAG CACAAAGTAA